The sequence below is a genomic window from Myxococcus xanthus.
CGACACGACTGGCGCCTCCACGGCGGGCAGCGTGGGCTCGGAGGGACGGGTCAGGCCGCCCTTCATCTCCAAGCCTTCGCGTGCCAGCGCCAGCACCCGCTGCATGTGGAGCAGGTAGCGGTCCTGTCCCGTGTACGTGCCCATGGCGAGCGCGGCGCGCATCAGCCGCTGCGGCACGAGCTCCGGGTCCGTCTGGACCACCGCCGCGGCCGTGGGCTTGCCGCCGCCGCGCTCCAGGTAGCCGGTGCGCACGCCCTCACCGCTGGCCCACACGTAGTGGTCCTCCAGCAGCGTGAGCTCCTGCCGGCGCACGCGCCCCTCTGAATCCACCAGGGACATCAGCTCCGCGCCGTCCGGGCACAGGTGCCAGACGGTGCGCAGCCCATTCTCGCCGGGCGGGCCTTCCACCGCGTGGACGCGATAGAGCGCCTGCACCGCAGTCTTCAACGTTTCCACGGAGGTTTCTGCCATGTGTGAACGAAGACTAGGTGCGAAGGTCCCAAAACAAAAGACGACCCACCGCTCGCCTGCCTGTCGGCCCCGCTCCTCTCGCACCTGGAGCCTCCCTACTGTTCACACCAGGAGGATTGAGCCATGGCCATCACCCTTCCTGATGAGCCCATCGAGACGCCCTTCGAGGTCCCCGCCAACCGCCCCGAAGTCACGGACGAACCCACCGACGCCTTCATGAAGGCGCAGGTGAGCTGGGATGGCTGGGCCGCGCACGGAGGCGGCCACGTCCCGGAAGACTACGCGTGGACCTCCAATCCCAAGGAGCGCCAGGACGAACTGATGGGCGAATGGCCCGGCGAGTCATGAAGCCGCGTGCGCCCGCCCGCCCGCTGTGCTTAGCGTGCCTGCCCACATGAGCCGCTCCCGCGACAGAGGTGATGACTTCCAACGCCACTTCGAGGGCGCCCAGACGCTTGATGGCCTGCTGGACCTGGCCGACAGCGGGCTGGACAGCGCCCAGGTGCTCGAACGCATGCGGGACGCCCGCGCCGAAGGCACGCCGCCCAGCGACGTCATCCCCGCGCTGTTCGACGAAGAGCCGCGCTTCCCCTCCCCCGAAATCGCCCGGCGCCTGTACCAGAACCTGCTGGGCCTCTGGGATTTGGTGGCGGAGGGAAAGCGCGTGCGGCTGGAAGACGAGGCCCGCCCGCCCCGCCCGAAGAAGGTGAAGGCCTCCGCGCCCGCGCCCTTCCACCCGGGGACGCCCACGGGCGAATTCGTGGAGGCCGCCTGGCGTTATCTGGAGGACGACGAGAAGACGCGCACGCGCTTCACCCATGCCTTCGAAAACCGGCAGGACGCGCTGCTGGGCGCGCTTGACGCGGCGGCGCTCACGGACGAAGGATATGGCGTCGCCCGCCACCTGCTCCTCGAGCTGTACGCCATGCTGGAGCTGGGCTGGCCGCCGGGACTCACGTCCGTCAAGCCGGCGGTGTTGGAGGCGGACACGGATGCCCCGCCAGTGCCTCAGCCGCTGAAGGACTACGCGGACGAGGCGCTCTTCGAGGCGGAGCAGGACGAGGAGCAGCCCCTGTCCTCCCAGGAACTGGAGGCGGTGCGGCGCCTCGTCCATCGCGGACTGGCGGCGCTGTGGGGCGCTCGCAAGGAGAGATGAAGGATGGCCAAGGACAAGGACGACAACGGCGGCGGCTTCTCCGGCAAGCGCAACAAGAGCTGGCGCGAAATCGACGCGGGGCGCGGCAAGGGCAGCAAGTACGCCTCCCGCCAGGACGACCCCGCGCAGCAGAAGCTGGAGCGCAGCGCGAGCTACCAGAAGTACAAGGCCGCCGCGGACGCGCTCTTCACCGGCGGCGAGCTGCCCGAAGGGCTGGCGAAGACGTTCGACCCCGAGGGCAAGCGCAAGGCCCAGAAGCAGGCCATGCAGAAGGTCACCGAGTCCGAGACGCGCGCCGACTGGGTGAAGGCCGTGGTGGACTACCTGGAGAAGTACCCGGAGCTGCCCGAGGACGCGTACTTCCTCGACAGCCTGCTGGACCACCCGCGCGAGCGCATCGTCGACAAGGCGCTGGCGAAGCTGGAGGTGCTCGGGGATGAAGGCAAGCTGAAGACCAAGGTGCCGCAGAGCCTGGACCAGCGCCTGAAGTCCGTCGAGCTGACGAGCATGGACCCCGACATGCAGGGCCGCGCCAAGGCGCTGCGCGAGAAACTGCGCGCCTGAGCTTCAGCGCACGACAGCGGCGGGCCCAGGAGGCGGCGGTGGCACGCTCCGCCCGCCGCGATACACCAGCACCACGGCCCGTTGATTCCCCTCGCCCGGCTCGTGCACCACGCGCAGCTCCTCGCCCGTGCGCACGTAGAAGGACGTCTCCCCTTCCTCCAGCCTCCAGCCCGCGCGCGTGAGCGCCTGGGCGTAGAAGGCGTCCACGGCCTCGCCGGACAATGGGACGTGGAAGGCGAGCGTGCGTGAGCTCTCGCTGTTGACGCGCAGCACCTGGCTGGCCTGGGGCGGCATGGGCGCGAAGTCCCCCGCCGCCGCCGGGTCCCTGCGCAGGGCGTGATTGGCCTCACCGAGGTACATCAGCGTGGTGCGGTCCGGCTGCGGCTGGAAGATGACGGTGTAGGTGATGCCCCGGTGCCCGTCGATGGCGGTGAGCATCACCGCGCCGCTGGCGAGCTGCGGCTGCTCATGGCCCGGTGGCAGGTGCAGGCCCGCCTGGATGAAGGCGTCCGCGAAGCGCTGCACCAGGTCATCCATCCGCTCCTTCGCGTGCACGGCGCGCAGCGCGACGGGGATGCCCCCTGCCTCGACGATTTCATTCGACTCGACGGTGTCGATGACCTGCACGCGGGGCCAGGCAAAGCGCGGCCGCGCGGAAGCCTCGGGCTGCGCCGGGGACGCGGCGGGTGCCTTCGCCGCCGTGCCCTGGGCCACCACCGGCGCGGCGCCGAGCAGGCACGCCGTGACGAGCAGCCCCCGGCGCCACGTCACCGCGGCACCCCGAGCCAGTGGCTCGCGCGGCCCACCTTGTACGAGCGGATGTTGGGCGCGTCGAAGGGCGTCACCTCCCAGCGCGTCTGGCCGCCGGCGTGCGTGGAGCCGAGGTTCTCCTCGTAGTTGTCCTCCTCGCCGCGGAAGCTCATGAAGAACTGGTCCTCGTTGACGCCGGCCGCGCCGGTGATTGCCGCGAGCGCGGAGCCGGCGTTCCCCCCCGCACCGTTGGCCCGGTACACGCGCTGCGCCCACTCGTAGTAGTCCGGGTTGGCGCACCGGCGCGCGCCGTTGATGTTGAGCGCGCAAGCCCGGCCCTCCTCCACGCCGCCCAGCCCCCAGTCATCCAGCAGCATGCCGAAGCGCGCCGTGCAGCGGCCACCCGAGGCGCGCCCGGCGGCGCACACCGTGAAGGCATCGGCGGCCCGGCGCTGGGACACCTTGAAGAACCCCTCCCGGCCATTCTCCAGATAGCGGCCAATCCGGACGCCGCGAATGCTCGAGGACGCGGTGCACCCCATGCCCTGCGTCCCCATGGCGATGGTGCCGGCCAGGTCCGGGTCGGCATCCGCCATGGAGAGGCCGCGCACGGTGCCCGGCAGCTCCGGGCGGCAATCCACCTGGATGGGCTGCGCGCGGGCAATGGCCTGCTGGACGGCCACGCCCGTGCGGCCCATGCGCTGACGCCCGTCGAAGTCCGCGTAGCGGCCATTGGCCTCCGCCTCGGCGGCGAGCACCGTGCCCCGTCGGCCCCACTCGTTGTCCTGCGGGTCGTGCATCACCCGGCCGGTGGCGTTCCACATCGCGAAGTTGGCGGCCTCCTGCACCTTGAGCGTCAGCGCGCCCACCTCGGCGAAGTAGATGCCGAACAGCAGGATGGTGACGAACACCATCACCCCCAGCGCCGTCTCCACCAGCGACTGGCCTCGTGCATGGCGAACCCGCATGTCAGTAGCCCCTGTCGCCGGGGCCACCGCCCCGGTAGCCCACGGAGTGCAGCTCTCGCAGCGCCCGCGCGTGCCCGGAGAAGCCGGCGGCGGACAGGCTGTCCGCGGGCCGGTCATCCCGGGCGCCCTCCGCGCTCACCAGCGTGGCGCGCCAGAAGGGGTTGAGGAAGTTGGGGGGTTCGCGCCAGCCGCCGCCCTGCACCGCGGGCTGGGGCCGGTGGTAGTAGACCATGCCAGCGGAGAGGGCCACCTGGTTGCGGTGCACGTCCTCGCGGCCCGTGGGGCGGATGCGGCCCAGCGGACTGCTGTTGTCGAACTCTGTTTCGGTCCCCGCGAAGCGGAAGCGGAAGAAGAGGTTCCACGGGTCCGGGCGGGCCCGGCGCTCCGCGCTCGCGTAGTCCCGGTACAGCATGCTGTACAGCTTGGGCTGGCCGTAGTGGTTGGACGCGCCCGCGTGCAGTTCGTCCACGTTGTAGCCAACGGAGTAGGGCCAGATGCCGGGGCACACCACGCACGCGCCCAGCGTATGCGTCTCGTAGGTGGGCTTGCCGTCCTCCGGCGCCTGGCCCGGGGGCATGCGCGCGCCGTAGACGTGCTGGTCCTCGTGCGTCTGCTCCTCGTCGGACATCACCCACGCATCCGTCGCGATGGGTGGAAGCGTCGGCGCTCGGGTGCAGCGCGTGGGGATGACGACGCGCCCGTGGTCATGCGCCGTCGAGTTGCGGCCCGACACGGTGTGGTACGTCGAGGGGTCCATCTGCGACACCGAGCCGTAGCGGCGAAAGCTGGTGGAGATGGCGGCGCCGCCGGTGCCGAAACCAGCGGTGCCTCCCGGACGGTTGTGGACCCACGTCCACCCCATGCTCCCCATGGTGGCGTTGAGCGCGGGGGTACCGCCGCCCGAAGGGCAGAGCGCTCCGTCCCCCACGCCGCAGCCATAGGTGCCCGCCTTGATGGACTGGATGACGGCGTCGCGCTCCGGGACGTCGTTGCCACCATTGAGCTCGGAGAAGCTCTTGGCCGCGCCAGCGGACGGCGCGCGGAGCTCCGGGTTGACCGCCTGCGCGACACGCCGGGTGAGCTCCTGCTCCGCGATGTGCTCGCTCAGGAGCTTGCCGTAGATGTTGAGCCCGGCCTGGAACATGTTGCCGGCCCGGCCCTGGAGCTGCCGCACCTGCGTGGCGGCGGCAGCGTCCGCGGCGAACCACACCGGCGGCGGGATGGAGCCGGGGCAGGCCACGTCGTGCGCCGCGTATTCCTGGCTGCTGTGGCTGATGAGCGACTGGGTGCCGGCCATGGCCACCATGTGCGCCACCTGGGCGCGGTTCATCACCGAGATGGCGTTGAAGGCGCGCGCCGTGGCCACCGCCTGGCTGTAGGCGGCCGCGTCCGCGGCCATCTGGATTTCGACGCGCTCCTTGGCGCGCATGCCGAAGCCCAGCGTCATCAGCACCATCAACGTCAGCAGCAGCAGCGTCAGCGCGAACAGCACCAGCGCCTGGCCTCGCCGCGAGTGCCTCACGAGCCGTGGAGATTGCACGCGGGACCTCCCATGAAGTACTCGGACATGACGGGCGTCATCATTCGCATGGCCGCGTTGACCTGGATGGGGAACACGAAGTGCCCCTGGTCGCTCCAGCGCACCATGCGCGTGCCCAAATCACCGCCGGGCCAGCCGTCGCGCCCCAGCGTGGCGCTCGTCTCGCCCCACCACGCGGAGCGGCGCTGCACCGGCATCAGCGGGTTGGCCGCCGTGTAGCGCCGGAGCCGGAAGTGGGCCAGCAGCATGCGGCTCATCACCCAGTTCGCGAAGGGGACGCGCATGTAGTACCAGGCCACCATGCGTATCTCCAACGTGCGGGCCCGCAGCGCCGCCGCGTTGTCCGTGGGCTGATCAAAGAGCAGGTCCTCGCCCCCCGTCAGCTCCTGCGCCCAGCCGGCATCCGGCGACTCCCGGACGATTTCAATCAACGGCTCGTTGAAGTCGCGCCCGTAGGAGCTACGCACCCGGAATTGGTTGTGACGGCGGGGGGAAAAGGCCGCAGCCAGGGTCTCCGAGCTGTCCGTGCGCGCCACCGTGGGCAACATGGTCACCAGCGCCGCGTGCATCATCGGCAGGCAGTTGCCGTGGTTGATGCTGCCCGCGCGCACCGCCCGGTATGCCG
It includes:
- a CDS encoding pilus biogenesis operon protein is translated as MQSPRLVRHSRRGQALVLFALTLLLLTLMVLMTLGFGMRAKERVEIQMAADAAAYSQAVATARAFNAISVMNRAQVAHMVAMAGTQSLISHSSQEYAAHDVACPGSIPPPVWFAADAAAATQVRQLQGRAGNMFQAGLNIYGKLLSEHIAEQELTRRVAQAVNPELRAPSAGAAKSFSELNGGNDVPERDAVIQSIKAGTYGCGVGDGALCPSGGGTPALNATMGSMGWTWVHNRPGGTAGFGTGGAAISTSFRRYGSVSQMDPSTYHTVSGRNSTAHDHGRVVIPTRCTRAPTLPPIATDAWVMSDEEQTHEDQHVYGARMPPGQAPEDGKPTYETHTLGACVVCPGIWPYSVGYNVDELHAGASNHYGQPKLYSMLYRDYASAERRARPDPWNLFFRFRFAGTETEFDNSSPLGRIRPTGREDVHRNQVALSAGMVYYHRPQPAVQGGGWREPPNFLNPFWRATLVSAEGARDDRPADSLSAAGFSGHARALRELHSVGYRGGGPGDRGY
- a CDS encoding TadE/TadG family type IV pilus assembly protein, translated to MVEARMIHRGTPRTRRQSGQAAVEAALTLPLVVFLVLGTLQLFMMLQARILAQVAAYRAVRAGSINHGNCLPMMHAALVTMLPTVARTDSSETLAAAFSPRRHNQFRVRSSYGRDFNEPLIEIVRESPDAGWAQELTGGEDLLFDQPTDNAAALRARTLEIRMVAWYYMRVPFANWVMSRMLLAHFRLRRYTAANPLMPVQRRSAWWGETSATLGRDGWPGGDLGTRMVRWSDQGHFVFPIQVNAAMRMMTPVMSEYFMGGPACNLHGS